In Parasegetibacter sp. NRK P23, a single genomic region encodes these proteins:
- a CDS encoding DEAD/DEAH box helicase, with the protein MLFTDLQLIEPVLKALQEEGYSTPTPIQQQAIPVVLQGRDILGCAQTGTGKTAAFAIPVIQLVLRDKQRDPRNRGIKALVLTPTRELAIQIDESFRAYGKYTGVSSHVIFGGVSQHSQVLAIQKGVDVLVATPGRLLDLIQQNILSLRDIPLLVLDEADRMLDMGFVHDVKKVIARMQSRSQTLFFSATMAPEIMVLADALLKNPVKVEVTPVSSTADTVQQHIYFVEKKDKGELLTHVLKANNIETALVFARTKHGADNIAKKLNRSGFRAEAIHGNKSQNARQRALNQFKSKEIHVLVATDIAARGIDIDELAYVINFELPNVPETYVHRIGRTGRAGANGTALSFCDWEEKEFLRDIQKLISKTIPVVSEHPFPMQGKAPVQSAIPKPQPQQQRRFQQGGNRGNKPFPHRGNRETQQGQGARKQVVKAG; encoded by the coding sequence TTGTTATTTACAGATTTACAGTTGATAGAGCCTGTATTGAAGGCGCTACAAGAAGAAGGGTATAGTACTCCGACCCCCATCCAGCAGCAAGCTATTCCCGTTGTGTTACAGGGCCGCGATATTTTAGGATGCGCACAAACCGGTACGGGTAAAACCGCCGCTTTCGCTATCCCCGTGATCCAGTTGGTGCTGCGCGATAAGCAGCGCGATCCCCGCAACAGGGGCATCAAAGCCCTGGTGTTAACGCCTACGCGGGAACTCGCGATCCAGATTGACGAAAGTTTCAGAGCCTACGGAAAATATACCGGTGTTTCCAGTCATGTGATTTTTGGTGGTGTTTCCCAGCATTCCCAGGTACTCGCGATCCAGAAGGGTGTTGATGTCCTGGTGGCTACGCCGGGCCGTTTGCTCGACCTGATCCAGCAGAATATCCTCTCTTTACGCGATATTCCTTTATTGGTATTGGATGAAGCCGATCGTATGCTCGATATGGGCTTCGTACACGACGTAAAGAAGGTGATCGCCCGGATGCAGTCCAGGTCACAAACACTTTTCTTCTCCGCTACCATGGCACCTGAAATTATGGTGCTGGCGGATGCGTTGCTGAAGAATCCCGTGAAAGTAGAAGTGACCCCGGTTTCTTCCACGGCCGACACCGTGCAGCAGCATATTTATTTCGTGGAAAAGAAAGACAAGGGCGAATTGCTCACCCACGTACTGAAAGCGAATAATATTGAAACCGCGCTGGTATTCGCCCGCACCAAACATGGTGCCGACAACATCGCTAAAAAACTGAACCGCTCCGGTTTCAGGGCAGAAGCAATTCACGGCAATAAATCGCAGAATGCGCGCCAGCGTGCGCTGAACCAGTTCAAATCCAAAGAGATTCATGTGCTCGTGGCCACTGATATCGCCGCGCGCGGTATCGATATTGATGAACTGGCTTATGTGATCAACTTTGAATTGCCCAACGTACCGGAAACTTATGTGCACCGTATTGGTCGTACCGGACGTGCGGGTGCTAACGGAACCGCGCTTTCGTTCTGCGATTGGGAAGAAAAAGAATTCCTGCGCGATATTCAGAAGCTAATTTCAAAAACGATCCCGGTGGTGAGTGAGCATCCTTTCCCGATGCAGGGTAAAGCTCCTGTACAATCTGCCATACCTAAGCCGCAGCCACAGCAGCAACGTCGGTTTCAGCAGGGCGGTAACAGGGGCAATAAGCCCTTTCCGCACAGGGGAAACAGGGAAACGCAGCAGGGACAGGGTGCGCGCAAGCAAGTGGTGAAGGCGGGGTAG
- a CDS encoding TonB-dependent receptor, whose product MKKTLLLVFTCFSLFTHAQQAGRITGSDRKPLEGATVSNLRSGGHVHSSPSGFFFLKEARTGDSLLITHIAYASRWVVAGADSLSIRLEAIPFQLDNVTITNEPKHLHILSDIDLRTNPVKSSQELLRKVPGLFIGQHAGGGKAEQIFLRGFDIDHGTDINITVDGMPVNMVSHAHGQGYADLHFLIPETVEKIDFDKGPYQAAKGNMATAGYVAFETKDHLDNSSITLEAGKFNTLRTLAMLNLASTEKQSAWLATEYLRTNGWFESPQNFNRLNLMGKYANTTATGDRLTLSFSHLNSKWDASGQVPQRAVDAGTITRFGAIDDTEGGNTSRTNLNLQFIKQLKHGAYIKNIAFFNHYDFELYSNFTFFLEDPVNGDQIRQKEKRNITGFESVLHAPLSIGNLPLELNAGAGLRNDAVSDMELSHTRNRQETLQRIQFGDVNETNLYTFASAELRSGKWVINPSVRVDHFQFEYLDKLAASYKTLAQQKSIMSPKLNFLYNQDRQLQLFLKLGKGFHSNDTRVVVARSGEDILPAAYGADLGAVWKPVPCLVLNTALWYLHLQQEFVYVGDAGIVEPGGKTQRKGIDISARYQWGKYLFINGDFTYAHARAMDEAKGEDLIPLAPKITVAGGVSFKHPSGWNGALQSRHLGDRPANEDGSITAKGYFITDANISYQWKWVTVGVIMENIFNAVWNETQFAIESRLVNEPASVTEIHFTPGTPFNVRGMVAVRF is encoded by the coding sequence ATGAAAAAAACACTTTTACTCGTTTTTACCTGCTTCTCTTTGTTTACCCATGCACAACAGGCCGGCCGTATCACCGGTAGTGACCGGAAGCCGCTGGAGGGCGCCACGGTCTCCAACCTTAGGAGTGGCGGGCATGTACACAGTTCCCCTTCGGGCTTCTTCTTCCTTAAAGAAGCCCGTACCGGCGATTCGCTGCTGATCACCCATATCGCATACGCCTCTAGATGGGTGGTGGCTGGCGCAGATAGTTTATCAATCCGGTTGGAAGCCATTCCCTTTCAGCTGGATAATGTTACCATCACGAATGAACCTAAACACCTTCATATCCTCTCCGACATCGATCTGCGCACGAACCCGGTAAAATCTTCCCAGGAACTGCTTCGGAAGGTGCCGGGACTGTTTATTGGTCAGCACGCGGGCGGCGGTAAAGCGGAACAAATCTTTCTCCGTGGCTTTGATATCGATCATGGCACCGATATCAACATCACCGTCGACGGGATGCCTGTGAACATGGTAAGCCACGCGCATGGTCAGGGCTACGCCGATCTCCATTTCCTGATCCCGGAAACCGTTGAGAAGATCGATTTCGACAAAGGTCCCTACCAGGCCGCCAAAGGAAATATGGCTACCGCAGGTTATGTGGCATTCGAAACGAAGGATCACCTCGATAACAGCAGCATAACGCTAGAAGCAGGCAAATTCAATACACTCCGCACCCTTGCTATGCTCAACCTGGCTTCCACCGAAAAACAATCGGCCTGGCTGGCCACGGAATACCTCCGTACCAATGGTTGGTTCGAGTCTCCCCAAAACTTTAACCGCCTTAACTTAATGGGCAAGTATGCCAACACCACAGCTACAGGCGACCGGCTTACTTTATCTTTCTCCCACCTCAACAGCAAATGGGACGCAAGCGGCCAAGTTCCGCAACGTGCAGTGGATGCGGGTACCATTACGCGCTTCGGCGCCATAGATGATACGGAAGGAGGCAATACTTCACGCACCAATCTGAACCTTCAGTTCATCAAACAACTGAAACATGGGGCATATATTAAGAACATCGCTTTCTTTAACCACTATGATTTCGAACTCTATTCCAACTTCACTTTCTTCCTGGAAGATCCGGTGAATGGCGACCAGATCAGGCAGAAAGAAAAACGCAACATCACCGGGTTCGAATCCGTACTTCATGCGCCGCTCTCCATCGGAAATCTTCCTTTGGAACTGAACGCAGGCGCGGGCCTTCGAAACGACGCCGTGTCCGACATGGAACTTTCGCATACCCGCAACAGACAGGAAACACTTCAGCGCATCCAGTTCGGTGATGTGAACGAAACAAACCTGTACACCTTCGCCAGCGCTGAACTCAGGTCGGGCAAATGGGTGATCAATCCATCCGTCCGGGTGGATCATTTCCAGTTCGAATACCTCGACAAGCTCGCAGCTTCTTACAAAACGCTTGCGCAGCAAAAGTCGATTATGAGTCCCAAGCTCAATTTCCTGTACAACCAGGACCGGCAACTCCAGTTGTTCCTGAAACTGGGCAAAGGATTCCATAGCAACGATACACGTGTGGTGGTGGCACGGAGCGGTGAAGATATCCTGCCTGCCGCTTACGGTGCCGATCTGGGCGCAGTATGGAAACCAGTTCCCTGTCTTGTGCTCAACACAGCCCTCTGGTACCTGCACCTGCAACAGGAATTCGTATATGTTGGTGATGCGGGCATCGTTGAGCCAGGCGGCAAAACACAAAGGAAAGGAATAGATATCAGTGCCAGGTACCAATGGGGAAAATACCTGTTCATTAACGGTGATTTTACTTACGCCCATGCCCGTGCGATGGATGAAGCAAAAGGTGAGGACCTGATTCCGCTCGCACCAAAAATAACAGTGGCGGGTGGTGTCAGTTTCAAGCATCCTTCGGGTTGGAACGGGGCGTTGCAATCGCGGCATTTAGGGGACCGTCCCGCCAATGAAGACGGGAGCATCACGGCAAAGGGTTATTTCATCACGGATGCGAACATCAGTTACCAATGGAAATGGGTTACCGTAGGGGTAATCATGGAGAATATTTTCAACGCGGTATGGAACGAAACACAGTTTGCAATAGAGAGCAGGCTGGTGAATGAACCGGCTTCTGTTACGGAAATTCACTTTACGCCGGGTACGCCTTTTAACGTGCGGGGGATGGTGGCGGTGCGGTTCTGA
- a CDS encoding SusC/RagA family TonB-linked outer membrane protein, whose amino-acid sequence MNAFYRRSIKWCALLLVHLFMYASLSAQNKTTAVKGTVLDEAARPMPGVSVKISNAKAQFSRSVQTGAKGTFSFTDVPVGTPLKLSFSHVGYTEKVMNDVQPDANGNIQLNVVLEPASGEIEEVVVVGYGKANKRDVTGAMKTVKSSEFNRGIINSPEELLQGKVSGVNVTSASGEPGGIQSITVRGPGGVRTGSTPLYVVDGMALDNSSIGGATNPLAFLNPQDIESIDVLKDASATAIYGARGANGVILVTTKRGKSGFNSLNYSFSGGISNLARKLPVFSAEEYKKQVVELGGTLEDFGGNTDWQDQITRTAYTQNHNLSISGGADKLTYFGSFGMQLQDGILKGNKVKRYTGRMNVTQKLLNDRLVVEANLSANNTVNLRPSIGSLLGGAISTNPTIPAYNEDGTPYQFDNGINPLTVLALEKDLTTINRTLGNISGTFTVVKGLDYKLNFGIDNSTATRDIQSLPNTVPLRLGRLETYNNYNRNYLIENYLTYKGESGNHRYTALAGHSFQKIFVQGRGTSINTFPISDVEPIYNPGIGTELTLANNRPSGYALINELQSFFGRLNYQYDDKYLFTATLRADGSSKFGDNKKYGIFPSFSGAWVLSKENFLRNSVFSNLKLRAGWGRTGNQEIPAKITLARFTSSTAAGYSYPLYPGTDFPSGSVYTRLYNPDIQWEVSAQTDLGVDFEFMNGALSGTVDYFRKVTNNILLVVIPADPIQPVSEQWTNVKDMTITNKGVEIDLNYRNKTSFGLGYSIGGNITFIDNVVKNSPYTVIPSGSASGSGLTSATINGYINNEAIGTFFLREFTGFDANGISTFTDVNKDGVVNDLDRKPLGSALPTTMYNVNGTLSYKGFDLAANFNGVSGNKIYDNTANASFYKLLLSKGVNTTPAAVEFPEESVNNSAPVSSRYLKDGKFFRLNNLSLGYNFNTTALGISSWVKAMRVSLTGQNLFVITPYDGYDPEVNTDRQIGGVLSYGIDYLSYPKARTFLLGFNFTF is encoded by the coding sequence ATGAATGCTTTTTATCGGAGAAGCATAAAATGGTGTGCCTTGTTATTGGTGCATCTTTTTATGTACGCGTCTTTGAGCGCGCAAAACAAAACTACTGCTGTTAAAGGAACAGTGCTGGATGAAGCAGCCCGGCCCATGCCCGGCGTTTCTGTAAAAATCAGCAATGCCAAAGCCCAGTTCAGCCGTTCGGTTCAAACCGGGGCAAAAGGGACTTTTTCCTTTACCGATGTGCCGGTTGGCACACCCCTGAAACTGAGTTTTTCCCACGTGGGTTATACTGAAAAAGTAATGAACGACGTGCAACCTGATGCCAACGGGAACATTCAATTGAATGTTGTGCTGGAACCGGCCTCCGGGGAAATCGAAGAAGTGGTAGTGGTAGGCTACGGCAAAGCCAATAAAAGAGATGTTACCGGCGCCATGAAAACGGTTAAAAGTTCAGAATTCAACCGGGGCATCATCAACTCTCCGGAAGAGTTGTTGCAAGGTAAAGTATCCGGTGTGAACGTTACTTCCGCCAGCGGAGAGCCGGGTGGTATTCAGAGCATCACGGTTCGCGGACCAGGTGGCGTAAGAACAGGAAGTACGCCGCTGTATGTTGTGGATGGTATGGCGCTCGATAATTCTTCCATCGGTGGAGCCACCAATCCTTTGGCTTTCCTCAACCCCCAGGATATTGAATCCATTGATGTATTGAAAGACGCTTCGGCTACCGCCATCTATGGTGCGCGCGGCGCAAACGGCGTGATTCTGGTGACCACAAAACGCGGAAAATCAGGCTTCAATTCACTGAACTATTCTTTCAGCGGCGGCATCAGCAACCTGGCCCGTAAACTTCCCGTATTCTCCGCGGAAGAATACAAAAAGCAGGTGGTGGAACTCGGCGGCACACTGGAAGATTTCGGCGGTAACACCGATTGGCAGGACCAGATCACACGCACGGCCTACACACAAAACCATAATCTTTCTATTTCCGGCGGTGCCGATAAACTTACTTATTTCGGCTCTTTCGGTATGCAGCTGCAGGACGGTATTCTGAAAGGAAATAAAGTAAAGCGTTACACCGGCAGGATGAACGTGACGCAGAAACTGCTGAACGATCGCCTTGTAGTGGAGGCCAACCTCAGCGCCAACAATACCGTAAACCTGCGTCCAAGTATCGGAAGTTTGTTGGGAGGCGCTATTTCCACCAACCCTACCATCCCCGCTTACAACGAAGACGGAACTCCCTACCAGTTCGACAACGGGATCAACCCACTTACGGTACTGGCACTGGAAAAAGACCTTACCACCATCAACAGAACGCTTGGTAACATCAGCGGAACATTCACCGTGGTAAAAGGGCTTGATTACAAACTGAACTTCGGCATTGATAATTCTACCGCCACAAGGGATATCCAATCCCTGCCCAACACGGTTCCACTCCGCCTCGGCAGACTGGAAACCTACAACAACTACAACAGGAACTACCTGATCGAGAACTATCTTACCTACAAAGGTGAGTCCGGGAACCACCGCTATACCGCGCTGGCAGGACATTCTTTCCAAAAGATATTCGTGCAGGGAAGGGGTACAAGCATCAATACTTTCCCTATTTCAGATGTAGAACCCATCTACAACCCCGGTATCGGAACGGAATTGACCCTCGCCAATAACCGTCCTTCCGGGTATGCACTCATCAACGAACTGCAATCTTTCTTTGGAAGACTGAACTACCAGTATGATGATAAGTATCTGTTCACCGCTACACTTCGTGCCGACGGTTCTTCCAAGTTCGGCGACAACAAAAAGTACGGGATATTCCCCTCGTTCTCGGGTGCCTGGGTACTTTCAAAAGAGAACTTCCTCCGCAACTCAGTATTCAGTAACCTGAAACTCCGGGCCGGTTGGGGAAGAACGGGTAACCAGGAAATTCCCGCCAAGATCACATTGGCACGCTTCACCTCCAGCACCGCCGCCGGATACAGCTATCCGCTTTATCCCGGAACAGATTTCCCCAGCGGATCCGTTTACACCAGGTTGTACAATCCCGATATCCAGTGGGAAGTATCAGCCCAAACTGATCTCGGGGTAGATTTCGAATTCATGAACGGCGCATTGAGCGGTACCGTGGATTATTTCAGGAAAGTAACCAACAACATCCTGCTGGTGGTGATTCCTGCCGATCCTATTCAACCCGTGAGTGAGCAATGGACCAACGTGAAAGACATGACCATTACCAACAAAGGTGTGGAAATCGACCTTAATTACAGGAACAAGACCAGCTTCGGTCTCGGCTATTCCATCGGCGGAAACATCACTTTCATAGACAACGTGGTGAAGAACTCTCCTTATACCGTTATTCCTTCCGGCTCCGCGTCTGGTTCCGGACTTACTTCGGCTACCATTAACGGCTATATCAACAACGAAGCGATCGGTACTTTCTTCCTCCGTGAATTCACCGGGTTCGATGCCAATGGTATCAGTACTTTCACCGATGTGAACAAGGACGGCGTAGTGAACGATCTGGACAGAAAACCATTGGGTTCCGCATTACCCACTACTATGTACAATGTGAATGGAACACTGTCCTACAAAGGGTTTGATCTTGCCGCTAATTTCAACGGCGTTTCCGGAAATAAGATATACGATAACACCGCAAATGCCAGTTTCTACAAACTCCTGCTTTCCAAAGGCGTGAATACTACACCTGCTGCGGTTGAGTTTCCTGAAGAATCCGTGAACAACTCAGCGCCCGTTTCTTCCCGCTATCTGAAGGATGGAAAATTCTTCCGCCTCAATAACCTTTCCCTGGGCTATAACTTCAATACCACGGCCCTTGGCATCTCTTCCTGGGTGAAGGCCATGCGCGTATCGCTCACAGGGCAGAACCTTTTCGTGATAACACCTTACGATGGTTATGATCCTGAAGTAAATACTGACCGCCAGATCGGTGGGGTATTGTCTTATGGAATTGATTACCTCAGTTATCCTAAAGCCAGAACATTCCTGCTGGGCTTCAACTTCACCTTTTAA
- a CDS encoding RagB/SusD family nutrient uptake outer membrane protein: protein MNKKNKLFGILMATLLLGTGCTKLDEKVLDESLTPGSGTATDLETAEGVIAPVYAQLPDLFLHTRYFTLQEISSDEAILPYRGGTDWGDNGIYIAMHTHNFTTSDANIRGVWNLLTQGVSRTVTAINTLPTLNDPSAKTFLAEARAMRAYYNMLLLDLFGMSFVKENGGELSKIIRGNDAVEYIKSELLAVEPDLSSDVTHGRMSKQAAWGILARLHLNAAVYRDIYGTPSFTNEDMDKVLEYCDKIIASNKYQFSPEYFDLFDDDNDTNKEIIFAVDQRAELNGHNRLAYFSLSGDQFPLPQYTGANGTDGPAITSDFYRTWVNAYAPADPAAADARFYKQNFTVDPVTEEACIPAANFHINRGILRGQQYGLKRVSGVFQKCPNGDMKVSKLFHDTRNRGDLAVNFTEQVDYTTAGSNYPSGFRVSKYEFSRKSVSGRNFGEANIVILRLADVYLMRAEAKLRRNNDAAGALADVNLVRTSRTARTPVPAALTSMNLETLYRERGFELYWEMVRRTDMIRFGKYEGTWTEKNNSNPERRLFPIPQTAIDGASNVKDYLVQNKGY, encoded by the coding sequence ATGAACAAGAAAAATAAACTATTCGGAATACTGATGGCAACCCTCCTGCTGGGAACGGGTTGTACCAAACTGGATGAAAAAGTACTGGACGAATCCCTTACACCGGGATCAGGAACGGCCACTGATCTTGAAACAGCCGAAGGGGTAATCGCGCCTGTGTATGCGCAGCTTCCCGACCTGTTCCTGCATACCCGTTATTTCACCTTGCAGGAAATTTCCTCCGATGAGGCGATATTGCCTTACCGCGGTGGTACAGACTGGGGTGACAACGGTATTTACATTGCCATGCACACGCACAACTTCACTACTTCCGACGCGAACATCCGGGGCGTGTGGAACCTCCTTACGCAGGGCGTTTCGAGAACTGTTACGGCGATCAATACTTTGCCCACACTCAACGATCCTTCCGCAAAAACCTTCCTCGCAGAAGCCAGGGCCATGCGTGCATATTACAATATGCTGCTCCTCGATTTGTTCGGGATGTCTTTTGTAAAGGAAAACGGCGGGGAACTTTCAAAGATCATCCGCGGCAACGATGCGGTAGAATACATTAAAAGTGAACTGCTCGCCGTTGAGCCTGATCTATCTTCCGATGTTACCCACGGCCGCATGTCGAAGCAGGCTGCCTGGGGCATTCTGGCACGGCTGCACCTGAATGCAGCGGTATACCGCGATATCTACGGTACCCCGTCTTTCACCAATGAGGATATGGACAAAGTACTTGAGTATTGCGATAAGATCATCGCTTCCAACAAGTACCAGTTCTCCCCTGAATACTTCGATCTTTTCGATGACGATAATGACACCAACAAAGAGATCATCTTCGCTGTTGATCAGCGTGCGGAACTGAATGGCCACAACCGTCTGGCGTATTTCTCCCTTTCCGGCGACCAGTTCCCGCTGCCGCAATACACCGGCGCGAATGGTACCGATGGTCCCGCCATTACTTCAGATTTCTACCGTACATGGGTGAATGCTTATGCACCCGCTGACCCAGCAGCGGCAGACGCACGTTTCTACAAACAGAACTTTACCGTGGATCCCGTTACGGAAGAAGCCTGTATTCCCGCCGCTAATTTCCACATCAACCGCGGCATCCTCCGTGGACAACAATATGGTTTGAAAAGGGTAAGCGGTGTTTTCCAGAAATGTCCCAACGGCGATATGAAAGTATCCAAACTGTTTCACGATACCCGTAACCGTGGCGACCTGGCCGTGAATTTCACCGAACAGGTGGATTACACCACAGCGGGCAGCAACTATCCCTCCGGTTTCCGCGTTTCCAAATATGAGTTCAGCCGCAAATCGGTGAGTGGAAGGAACTTTGGGGAAGCGAATATTGTCATCCTCCGTTTGGCCGATGTATACCTGATGCGGGCCGAAGCCAAACTCAGGAGAAACAACGATGCCGCCGGAGCATTGGCCGATGTGAACCTGGTACGCACATCAAGAACAGCCAGAACGCCTGTTCCAGCCGCGCTTACATCCATGAACCTGGAAACACTTTACCGGGAAAGAGGATTTGAACTGTACTGGGAAATGGTGCGCAGAACCGATATGATCCGCTTCGGAAAGTATGAAGGCACCTGGACCGAGAAGAATAATTCCAACCCTGAAAGAAGGTTGTTCCCTATCCCGCAGACTGCTATCGATGGCGCAAGTAATGTGAAGGATTATCTTGTGCAGAATAAGGGTTACTAG
- a CDS encoding alkaline phosphatase, whose translation MKKIVFLVLAGSFYLVENKLAAQQLRYTPAQLHAHNDYEKAIPFWNAYHAGFGSIEADIFLEKGALLVAHEKQQLNQHITLEKLYLAPLDSILKKYNGNIDTAHTRKLQLLIDIKTEAVPTLDTLIRLLEKYPRITGSDKISIVISGNRPPVNTFTGYPSYLFFDGVFTQAYDTETLKRIALFSDNLKAYTRWNGMGIIPAAERKTIDSLVSVAHRLNKKIRFWNAPDIINTWYQLMRLHADWINTDHVTESAFFMNSLPMRSFQQATPPHQLYQPLHKNDGAHKAPKNIILLIGDGTSFPQWYAGYTANHGALNVFSMKYTGISKTSSFDSYITDSAPGSTAFATGEKTNNRSVGVDHTGAPIPQLPALLKKKGMRTALITSGDISDATPADFYAHQAERSSSAAIIRDLQQSGIDLLMGSAGTETSKALAEMKAPFKVISTADSLVQNNTTQYVVVEKRAGTSMLHGRGAWLAESFKKATEHLTGKQGFFMMLEAAQIDHGGHANNLPYLVTEVLDFDQTIAQAMAFADTNGETLVIVTGDHETGGLTLLGGDYKTGFVAGQFATTDHTALPVPVFAYGPGAQLFTGTYENTEVFHKILKALNLK comes from the coding sequence ATGAAAAAAATCGTATTCCTGGTACTGGCCGGCTCCTTTTATTTGGTCGAAAATAAACTGGCCGCGCAACAGCTTCGTTACACGCCGGCACAACTGCACGCGCACAATGATTATGAAAAAGCAATACCCTTCTGGAACGCCTACCATGCCGGATTTGGTTCTATCGAGGCGGATATATTCCTGGAAAAAGGAGCATTGCTGGTGGCCCATGAAAAGCAACAACTGAACCAGCATATTACCTTGGAAAAACTTTACCTCGCTCCGCTGGATTCCATCCTTAAAAAATACAACGGTAACATAGATACCGCGCATACCCGGAAACTTCAATTGCTGATTGACATTAAAACCGAAGCCGTTCCTACATTGGACACGCTGATCCGCCTGCTGGAAAAATATCCACGCATCACCGGATCCGATAAGATCAGTATTGTAATATCCGGTAACCGTCCACCGGTAAACACGTTTACAGGATATCCTTCCTATCTGTTTTTTGATGGTGTTTTCACTCAGGCTTATGATACTGAAACACTGAAAAGAATAGCGCTTTTCAGCGATAACCTGAAAGCTTATACCCGGTGGAACGGCATGGGCATCATTCCGGCGGCAGAAAGAAAAACCATTGATTCACTGGTAAGCGTGGCGCACCGGCTGAACAAAAAAATCCGCTTCTGGAACGCGCCCGACATTATCAATACCTGGTACCAGCTGATGCGTTTACATGCAGACTGGATCAATACCGACCACGTCACGGAAAGCGCTTTCTTCATGAATAGCCTGCCCATGCGGAGTTTTCAACAGGCGACACCACCACACCAACTATACCAGCCGCTGCACAAAAACGATGGCGCCCATAAAGCGCCCAAAAACATCATCCTGCTGATTGGTGACGGCACCAGCTTCCCGCAGTGGTACGCCGGTTATACTGCCAACCACGGCGCCCTGAACGTGTTCAGCATGAAATACACCGGCATCAGCAAAACCAGTTCATTCGACAGTTACATCACGGATTCCGCCCCGGGTTCCACCGCATTCGCCACCGGTGAAAAAACGAACAACCGCTCCGTGGGTGTGGACCACACCGGTGCGCCTATTCCGCAATTGCCCGCGTTGTTGAAGAAGAAAGGCATGCGCACCGCACTGATCACGTCCGGAGACATCAGCGATGCCACGCCTGCAGATTTTTACGCGCACCAGGCAGAACGCAGCAGCAGCGCAGCCATTATCCGCGACCTGCAACAATCAGGCATCGATCTTTTAATGGGTTCAGCAGGAACAGAAACCAGCAAAGCGTTAGCCGAAATGAAAGCGCCGTTCAAAGTAATCTCCACTGCCGATAGTCTTGTTCAAAATAACACCACACAATATGTGGTGGTGGAAAAACGCGCCGGCACCTCCATGCTACATGGAAGAGGCGCATGGCTGGCGGAATCCTTTAAAAAAGCCACGGAACATTTAACCGGCAAACAGGGCTTCTTTATGATGCTCGAAGCCGCACAAATAGATCACGGAGGGCACGCCAACAACCTCCCTTATCTCGTCACTGAAGTACTCGACTTCGACCAAACCATCGCACAGGCGATGGCGTTCGCCGATACGAACGGAGAAACGCTGGTAATTGTTACCGGAGATCATGAAACTGGTGGCCTTACCCTGTTGGGAGGTGATTATAAAACAGGTTTCGTTGCCGGACAATTCGCCACCACCGACCACACCGCTTTACCGGTACCGGTTTTCGCTTATGGCCCCGGCGCTCAGTTGTTTACCGGAACTTACGAGAATACGGAAGTGTTCCATAAAATACTGAAGGCCCTGAACCTGAAATAG
- a CDS encoding SDR family oxidoreductase, producing the protein MAKILITGATGSLGQEIVKQLLDRTAASNLAVLVRDEAKAVAFKAKGIEVRTGNYDDYESLVAAFRNIDKLYFISGNDIVKRVTQHENVVKAAQEAGVKHVFYTSFQRKNESADSPIAQLAEGHIVTERLLKESGLTYTLLRHNIYMDFIPMFTGDKVLETGTVFFPSGEGKLNVMLRSEMAEIGANVLTQDGHENKVYNVSGAVGYSFGDVAHIISAITGKSIAFVSPDVATYKNVLQQAGVPQEYVEMFAGFGEAFKQGEFDTDTNDGEALLGRKSTTLELFLGKVYAPAVV; encoded by the coding sequence ATGGCAAAGATTTTAATTACGGGAGCAACGGGCAGTTTAGGACAGGAAATCGTAAAGCAGTTGCTGGACAGAACAGCAGCTTCCAACCTCGCGGTATTGGTAAGGGATGAAGCCAAAGCGGTGGCTTTCAAAGCAAAGGGGATAGAAGTTCGCACTGGCAATTACGATGATTATGAAAGTCTAGTTGCCGCTTTCAGGAACATCGATAAGCTTTATTTCATCTCCGGTAACGACATCGTTAAACGGGTGACTCAACATGAGAACGTGGTGAAAGCGGCGCAGGAAGCCGGGGTAAAACACGTGTTCTATACGAGTTTTCAACGGAAGAATGAGAGTGCGGATTCACCGATCGCGCAACTCGCGGAAGGGCATATTGTAACAGAGCGCCTGCTGAAAGAATCCGGTCTTACTTATACCCTTCTCCGGCACAACATCTATATGGATTTTATCCCCATGTTCACCGGTGATAAAGTACTGGAAACGGGTACCGTTTTTTTCCCCTCCGGAGAAGGTAAGCTTAACGTAATGCTGCGGAGCGAAATGGCCGAGATCGGCGCGAATGTACTCACGCAGGACGGACATGAAAATAAAGTATACAATGTTTCCGGAGCTGTTGGTTACTCTTTTGGCGATGTGGCGCATATCATTTCAGCAATTACAGGAAAATCCATCGCCTTTGTATCACCTGATGTGGCTACTTATAAAAATGTGCTGCAACAAGCGGGTGTTCCACAGGAATATGTGGAGATGTTCGCCGGGTTCGGGGAAGCGTTCAAACAAGGTGAGTTTGATACCGACACCAATGATGGCGAAGCTTTGCTGGGCAGAAAATCCACCACACTGGAACTGTTCCTGGGCAAAGTGTATGCACCTGCAGTAGTTTAG